One window of the Mycobacterium sp. SVM_VP21 genome contains the following:
- a CDS encoding NAD(P)/FAD-dependent oxidoreductase — MARAPIYQTLIVGAGFSGVGAAIKLAEAGLAGNDEIIILERSDRVGGTWRDTRYPGAACDIPSLLYSFSFVANPGWSRAYPSAGEICAHIEDMVDRFDLRRHIRFGTEVTGLVFDEGAGVWKITAVAAGRKRASQFRARTVVLASGPLPDSSFPALRGLESYTGHKIHSAHWDPDYDFTGKRVAVIGTGASAVQIIPELVERAEFVKVFQRTPGWVIPRLDMTMPAAVQQLFAKVPAAQQFARQALFWGHEASATALVWNTPLSGLVAQLGKAHLRATVRDPWLRRQLTPDFTPGCKRMLISSDYYPALQRDNCKLIAWPIATLSPSGIRTSDGVEHQLDAIVFATGYDVHLTGPPFPVTGLGGRSLAVDWRGGGQAFKSIQAHGYPNLFFMTGPNSGPGHNSLLVYVEGQIDYVVHAVGTIRRGSLRYLDVRDDVQRRHNEQIQRRLGKTTWMSGCRSWYLTEDGFNASMYPGFATQYLRQMRSFRLADYHAVA, encoded by the coding sequence GTGGCACGCGCACCCATCTACCAGACATTGATCGTGGGCGCCGGGTTCTCGGGAGTCGGCGCGGCGATCAAGCTGGCCGAGGCAGGCCTTGCCGGCAACGACGAGATCATCATCTTGGAGCGCAGCGACCGGGTCGGTGGCACCTGGCGCGACACCCGCTATCCCGGTGCGGCGTGCGACATTCCGTCGCTGCTGTACTCCTTCTCCTTCGTCGCCAATCCCGGCTGGTCGCGGGCCTACCCCTCGGCCGGCGAGATCTGCGCGCACATCGAGGACATGGTCGACCGGTTCGACCTGCGCCGCCACATTCGGTTCGGCACCGAGGTCACCGGGCTGGTGTTCGACGAGGGCGCCGGGGTATGGAAGATCACCGCGGTGGCGGCCGGGCGCAAGCGAGCCTCCCAGTTTCGGGCCCGCACCGTGGTGTTGGCATCCGGGCCGCTGCCGGACTCCAGCTTTCCAGCCCTCCGTGGCCTGGAGAGCTACACCGGCCACAAGATCCACAGCGCCCACTGGGATCCCGACTACGACTTCACCGGCAAGAGGGTCGCGGTCATCGGCACCGGCGCCAGCGCGGTGCAGATCATCCCAGAACTCGTCGAGCGGGCCGAGTTCGTCAAGGTATTTCAGCGCACCCCAGGCTGGGTGATCCCCCGCCTGGACATGACCATGCCAGCCGCAGTGCAGCAACTGTTCGCCAAAGTCCCAGCCGCCCAACAATTTGCTCGCCAAGCCCTGTTCTGGGGGCACGAGGCCAGCGCCACCGCACTGGTGTGGAACACCCCGCTCAGCGGCCTGGTGGCCCAACTGGGCAAAGCCCACCTGCGCGCGACAGTCAGGGATCCATGGCTGCGGCGTCAACTCACCCCGGACTTCACCCCCGGCTGCAAGCGCATGCTGATCTCCAGCGACTACTACCCGGCGCTGCAGCGCGACAACTGCAAGCTGATCGCCTGGCCGATCGCCACGCTCAGCCCGTCGGGCATCCGCACCAGCGACGGCGTGGAGCACCAGCTGGACGCCATCGTGTTCGCGACCGGCTATGACGTCCACCTGACCGGCCCGCCGTTTCCGGTCACCGGGCTGGGCGGCCGGTCCCTAGCCGTGGACTGGCGCGGCGGCGGTCAGGCATTCAAGAGCATTCAGGCCCACGGCTACCCGAACCTGTTCTTCATGACCGGACCGAACTCCGGGCCGGGCCACAACTCACTGCTGGTCTACGTGGAAGGCCAGATCGACTACGTGGTGCATGCCGTCGGCACGATCCGCAGGGGAAGCCTGCGCTACCTGGACGTGCGTGACGATGTGCAGCGCCGCCACAACGAGCAGATTCAACGTCGACTGGGCAAGACGACCTGGATGTCGGGCTGTCGCAGCTGGTATCTGACCGAGGACGGTTTCAACGCGTCGATGTACCCGGGGTTCGCAACGCAGTATCTTCGGCAGATGCGCAGTTTCCGCCTCGCCGACTACCACGCGGTGGCATGA
- a CDS encoding MerR family transcriptional regulator, producing the protein MTAPDRHAKPDSIAGVLANLRRVPRRVRRESREVIEAAVTQLFEIVVRHPGGNTASREYRIDDLARLGGTTTRNVRVYRDRDLLPPPRRVGRIALYNDTHLTRLRLITSMLDRGYTIAHVKEMIGAWEQGKDLGDILGLESAIAGSWTTERPETMPRAEAERRIGDPPAMRRLVALGVIRLNEADSLATITRPKLIDAFNEVRGYGIAIDKLIDLYEQSLPHIDAISQLLVRAGADHVLTRIQPGAPLPADTEIAELIGMLVRFRTQAVASVTATLASSIESTIESMVSGLLTESLLH; encoded by the coding sequence ATGACCGCACCGGATCGTCACGCCAAGCCCGACTCCATCGCAGGGGTGCTGGCGAATCTGCGGCGGGTCCCCCGCCGGGTGCGGCGCGAGTCCCGCGAGGTGATCGAGGCTGCGGTAACACAGCTCTTCGAAATCGTGGTGCGTCATCCGGGCGGCAACACGGCGTCCCGGGAGTACCGAATCGATGACCTGGCCCGATTGGGCGGCACCACCACCCGCAACGTGCGCGTGTACCGGGACCGGGATCTGCTGCCGCCGCCGCGGCGGGTCGGGCGGATCGCGTTGTACAACGACACCCACCTGACCCGACTGCGCCTGATCACCTCGATGCTCGACCGCGGCTACACCATCGCGCACGTCAAAGAGATGATCGGCGCGTGGGAGCAGGGCAAGGACCTCGGCGACATCCTGGGACTGGAAAGCGCGATCGCCGGTAGCTGGACCACCGAACGGCCCGAGACCATGCCACGCGCCGAGGCCGAGCGGCGAATCGGCGACCCACCGGCGATGCGGCGCCTGGTGGCGCTCGGGGTGATCCGCCTCAACGAGGCCGACTCCCTGGCCACCATCACCCGGCCCAAGCTGATCGATGCCTTCAACGAGGTCCGCGGCTACGGCATCGCCATCGACAAACTGATCGACCTCTACGAGCAGTCATTGCCGCACATCGACGCGATCAGCCAGCTGCTGGTGCGAGCCGGCGCCGACCACGTCCTGACCCGAATTCAACCCGGTGCGCCCCTACCGGCCGACACCGAGATCGCCGAGCTGATCGGCATGCTGGTGCGATTCCGCACCCAGGCCGTCGCATCCGTGACCGCCACCCTAGCCTCGTCGATCGAATCGACTATCGAGTCGATGGTCAGCGGCCTGCTCACCGAGTCTCTGCTGCACTGA
- a CDS encoding IS5 family transposase, with the protein MSWSSAHKRFLRWCRAGTWGTVRGEVRSRTGRWRRPSAAGGDSSSVKASPVAGPRGFDGAKKVGGIKRHILVDTAGIRIAATVTPANVPDCAAFPARLRKAKNTTPTVAHVWLDKGYTGPTVAEAATKAAVSIDIVSGPKPTSGFQIQPRRWVVEPTNGWINHCRRLDRQYEASLTAHEGFLYLSQIALPLRRLDRSQSFDTL; encoded by the coding sequence GTGTCCTGGTCGTCCGCGCATAAGCGCTTCCTGCGCTGGTGCCGTGCCGGCACCTGGGGCACGGTACGCGGCGAGGTTCGTTCCCGCACCGGCCGCTGGCGCCGGCCCTCAGCAGCCGGGGGTGACTCCTCGTCGGTGAAGGCATCGCCCGTGGCCGGACCACGCGGCTTCGACGGCGCCAAAAAGGTCGGCGGCATCAAACGCCACATCCTCGTCGACACCGCAGGCATTCGCATTGCCGCGACTGTGACTCCGGCCAACGTGCCGGACTGTGCCGCTTTCCCGGCCCGGCTGCGCAAAGCCAAGAACACCACTCCGACCGTTGCTCACGTCTGGCTGGACAAGGGCTATACCGGCCCCACCGTCGCCGAGGCAGCCACCAAAGCCGCAGTGAGCATCGACATCGTGTCCGGGCCGAAACCCACCAGCGGGTTCCAGATCCAGCCACGCCGCTGGGTCGTCGAACCCACCAACGGCTGGATCAACCACTGCCGCCGACTCGACCGCCAATACGAAGCCAGTCTCACCGCCCACGAAGGCTTCCTCTACCTCAGCCAAATCGCCCTACCGCTACGCCGACTCGACCGCAGCCAGTCATTCGACACGCTTTAG
- a CDS encoding transposase, with product MPPPNSPGNHRVANVRQHFAHQVSNQLVKTHNRLVIENLHVAGMLRNHRLARAISDAGWAEFARQLHYKQDWRGGRVIEADRWYPSSQLCSACGDRRTDLSLAERMFICPCGHHLDRDLNAAVNLARWGQTHHDSQRTPDPQAGGRATNARRQDGSDQHPTSAGETSLNDAGTTVHTAPAA from the coding sequence ATGCCACCGCCAAACTCGCCCGGCAACCACCGCGTCGCCAATGTGCGCCAACATTTCGCACACCAGGTCTCCAACCAGCTCGTCAAGACCCACAACCGGCTCGTCATCGAGAACCTGCATGTAGCCGGGATGTTGCGCAACCATCGCCTGGCCCGCGCCATCTCCGATGCGGGCTGGGCTGAGTTCGCCCGCCAGCTGCACTACAAGCAAGACTGGCGTGGCGGGCGGGTCATCGAGGCCGACCGCTGGTATCCCTCCAGCCAACTCTGCTCGGCCTGCGGTGATCGCCGCACCGACCTGAGCCTGGCCGAGCGCATGTTCATCTGCCCATGCGGTCACCACCTGGATCGTGACCTCAATGCGGCGGTCAACTTGGCCCGCTGGGGCCAAACCCATCACGACTCACAACGAACTCCGGACCCCCAAGCAGGAGGCCGGGCCACCAACGCCCGCCGACAGGACGGCTCTGACCAGCACCCCACGAGTGCCGGTGAAACCAGCCTGAACGACGCGGGAACCACCGTTCACACCGCACCAGCGGCCTGA
- a CDS encoding metal-sensitive transcriptional regulator has translation MIDDEESVKSVLNRLRRAHGQLAGVIAMIEGGRDCKDVVTQLAAVSRALDRAGFKIVASGLRECLAGEAAGGKAPLSEDELEKLFLALA, from the coding sequence GTGATTGATGACGAAGAGAGCGTCAAGTCGGTGTTGAACCGGCTGCGCCGTGCCCATGGCCAGCTCGCCGGAGTGATCGCGATGATCGAGGGCGGTCGCGACTGTAAGGACGTGGTCACCCAGCTCGCTGCGGTCTCGCGGGCGTTGGACCGGGCGGGCTTCAAGATCGTCGCGAGCGGGCTTCGTGAGTGCCTGGCCGGTGAAGCTGCCGGCGGCAAAGCGCCGCTCTCTGAAGACGAGCTCGAGAAGCTGTTCCTCGCCCTGGCCTAA
- a CDS encoding salicylate synthase: MSEVGVETVSEAASSVLLPPGVEPADLAAALAAELPEHDGQEYLLYERGGRWTLAAGVRAAVELDSDELRTVRDGVVRREHWRGRPAAVLGEAVDRLLLEAAEVFGWVAFEFGTYRFGLQERLTPGTALARVFWPQTRIVVTAEKVELFGHSDRAVVVLERLLADGVPALAEPSPIVVDADGAGYRDRVATAVEEIRAGGYRKVILSRCVDVPFALDFPSTYRLGRRHNTPARSFLLRLGGIRALGYSPELVAEVRGDGVVVTEPLAGTRARTGDSAIDAAVRAELESDAKEIVEHAISVRTSVDEITEIAEPGSTVVADFMTVRERGSVQHLGSTVRGRLDPARDRMDALEALFPAVTASGIPKAAGIDAILRLDECPRGLYSGAVVMFSADGDLDAALTLRAAYEGDGRCWLRAGAGVIAESRPEREFEETCEKLATLAPYLIAER; encoded by the coding sequence GTGTCCGAGGTCGGTGTCGAAACAGTCTCCGAAGCTGCGTCGTCGGTGCTGTTGCCGCCGGGTGTCGAGCCGGCTGATCTGGCTGCCGCGCTGGCCGCTGAGCTACCGGAACATGACGGTCAGGAATACCTACTCTACGAGCGTGGCGGACGTTGGACCCTGGCCGCGGGCGTGCGCGCCGCCGTCGAGCTGGACAGCGACGAACTGCGCACGGTCCGCGACGGGGTGGTTCGTCGCGAACACTGGCGGGGGCGGCCGGCCGCAGTGCTCGGTGAGGCCGTGGACCGGTTGCTGCTCGAGGCCGCAGAGGTATTCGGCTGGGTGGCTTTCGAATTCGGCACCTACAGATTCGGGCTGCAGGAACGGTTGACGCCGGGCACCGCGCTGGCGAGGGTGTTCTGGCCGCAGACCCGCATCGTCGTCACCGCCGAGAAGGTCGAGCTGTTCGGCCACAGTGATCGGGCAGTCGTGGTGCTGGAGCGGCTGTTGGCCGACGGCGTTCCCGCGCTGGCCGAGCCGTCGCCGATTGTGGTCGACGCCGACGGTGCCGGCTATCGCGATCGGGTGGCGACCGCGGTCGAGGAGATCCGCGCCGGCGGCTATCGCAAGGTGATCCTGTCGCGCTGCGTCGACGTGCCGTTCGCGCTGGACTTCCCTTCGACCTACCGGTTGGGCCGGCGGCACAACACGCCGGCTCGGTCATTCTTGTTGCGGCTGGGCGGGATCCGCGCGCTCGGGTACAGCCCGGAGCTGGTGGCCGAGGTGCGCGGCGACGGTGTGGTGGTCACCGAGCCGCTGGCCGGCACGCGTGCCCGCACGGGCGATTCTGCGATCGATGCGGCGGTTCGAGCCGAGTTGGAATCCGACGCCAAGGAGATCGTGGAGCACGCGATCTCGGTGCGCACTTCGGTGGACGAGATCACCGAGATCGCCGAGCCCGGCAGTACGGTCGTCGCCGACTTCATGACCGTGCGGGAACGGGGGAGCGTTCAGCACCTGGGGTCGACGGTGCGCGGGCGGCTGGATCCCGCTCGGGACCGGATGGATGCCCTGGAGGCGTTGTTCCCGGCGGTCACCGCGTCGGGGATCCCCAAAGCGGCCGGAATCGACGCCATCCTGCGGCTCGATGAGTGCCCACGCGGGCTGTACTCCGGTGCGGTGGTGATGTTCTCGGCCGACGGTGACCTCGACGCCGCGTTGACGCTGCGGGCGGCCTACGAGGGGGACGGACGCTGCTGGTTGCGAGCCGGGGCGGGCGTCATCGCCGAGTCGCGGCCCGAGCGGGAGTTCGAGGAGACCTGCGAGAAGCTGGCCACCCTGGCGCCATATCTGATCGCTGAGCGCTGA
- a CDS encoding hemerythrin domain-containing protein: MSDAYTVLRDHHNVLRGLGGRLKAAPVGSAERQQTLDTLLREFTIHMKIEDDIYYPALAAASKLIAIAHAEHRQIYDQLAVALRTPTSSPRYVDEWNSFLTVLEAHADEEERDLVPPPAPVNLTDAELEDLGNRMAAEMERQRNSKFEQLHVKARARLLALLPG, encoded by the coding sequence ATGAGTGACGCCTACACCGTCTTGCGGGACCACCACAACGTGCTGCGCGGGTTGGGCGGTCGGTTGAAGGCCGCTCCGGTCGGCTCGGCCGAGCGGCAGCAGACCCTCGATACATTGCTGCGCGAGTTCACCATCCATATGAAGATCGAGGACGACATCTACTATCCGGCGCTGGCGGCCGCGAGCAAGCTGATCGCGATTGCACACGCCGAGCACCGGCAGATCTACGACCAGCTCGCGGTGGCATTGCGGACTCCGACCAGCTCACCCAGGTATGTGGACGAGTGGAATTCCTTCCTGACCGTCCTGGAGGCGCACGCCGACGAAGAGGAGCGCGACCTGGTGCCCCCGCCGGCGCCGGTCAACCTGACCGACGCGGAGCTGGAGGACCTGGGCAATCGGATGGCTGCGGAGATGGAGCGGCAGCGCAATTCCAAGTTCGAGCAGCTGCACGTGAAAGCGCGAGCGAGATTGCTGGCCCTGCTGCCCGGCTGA
- a CDS encoding Rieske 2Fe-2S domain-containing protein: MAVQRARGAARRAHGVGGRVLEILGRQEWMDRPSYRLENVLSFGFNAFGGARNRVTNFLNGVWLGHPVHPPLASLTTGAIGTTVALDALSLLPSKSATEVLDASRFAQRALGLGIAANFASAATGVTDWQHTHDKDRRIGLVHGVLNLVATGLYVQSWRDRRRGRQLRGIVTSAVGYGITSASGFLGGALVFGSGIGMDQSGDRLRIDHWTPVFPEAELPAGKKPKRIDVDGVAVVLCRNGDSVSAFAGFCPHLAAPMEDGWVDRGRIVCPWHGSQFDVETGAVLRGPSAAPLPRYQARVRDGMVELRDGALTPLGEGRVKYLAPQTLECPEIAEQKEIAQ; the protein is encoded by the coding sequence ATGGCAGTTCAACGGGCGCGAGGCGCCGCACGCCGGGCGCACGGAGTCGGCGGGCGAGTGCTGGAGATTCTCGGTCGACAGGAATGGATGGATCGGCCCAGCTACCGGCTGGAGAACGTATTGAGCTTCGGGTTCAACGCCTTTGGTGGGGCACGGAACCGGGTGACCAACTTCTTGAACGGTGTGTGGCTGGGACATCCGGTGCATCCGCCGTTGGCATCGCTGACCACCGGTGCCATTGGGACGACGGTCGCCCTGGATGCGCTGAGTCTGTTGCCGAGCAAGTCCGCGACGGAGGTGCTTGACGCGTCACGATTCGCCCAGCGCGCCCTGGGTTTGGGAATTGCGGCCAACTTCGCCTCTGCGGCTACCGGAGTGACCGACTGGCAGCACACTCACGACAAGGATCGGCGTATCGGGCTGGTGCACGGCGTGCTGAATCTCGTCGCCACGGGTCTATACGTCCAGTCCTGGCGGGATCGGCGCCGCGGGCGGCAGTTGCGGGGCATCGTGACCAGTGCGGTCGGCTACGGCATCACCTCTGCCAGCGGATTCCTGGGCGGTGCGCTGGTGTTCGGCTCCGGAATCGGCATGGACCAGTCCGGTGATCGGCTGCGCATCGACCACTGGACACCGGTGTTTCCGGAGGCGGAGCTCCCGGCCGGCAAGAAGCCCAAACGCATCGACGTCGACGGCGTCGCGGTGGTGCTGTGCCGCAACGGCGACAGTGTCTCGGCGTTCGCCGGATTTTGCCCGCACCTGGCCGCGCCGATGGAAGACGGCTGGGTCGACCGCGGCCGGATCGTGTGCCCGTGGCACGGCTCGCAATTCGACGTGGAAACCGGTGCCGTGCTGCGCGGACCGTCTGCCGCTCCGCTGCCCCGCTACCAGGCGCGTGTGCGTGACGGGATGGTCGAGCTGCGCGACGGCGCGTTGACACCCCTTGGTGAGGGCCGGGTTAAATATCTCGCCCCGCAGACCCTGGAGTGCCCCGAAATCGCGGAACAGAAGGAGATTGCACAATGA
- the hemW gene encoding radical SAM family heme chaperone HemW: MTPTPTAVALPDVAPAQRGHDGPFGVYVHVPFCFTRCGYCDFNTYTPAELGGANPDAWVAALDKELELAAARLGRQPADTVFVGGGTPSLLGGPRLARVLDQVRKHFGLADDAEVTTEANPESTSPEFFETILAAGYTRVSLGMQSVSPRVLATLDRIHSPGRPVAAAREARAAGFEHLNIDLIYGTPGETDDDLLRSVDAALEAGVDHVSAYSLIVEDGTALARRVRRGELPAPEGDVAAHRYELVDARLRAAGMDWYEVSNWSRPGAACRHNLGYWNGGRWWGAGPGAHSYDGALRWWNVKHPNTYAQLLEQSTLPVADFEELSDADRHTEDVMLRLRMRDGLALADLDAEERERAAIAVADGLLNIDGERLVLTDRGRLLADAVVRSLLG, encoded by the coding sequence ATGACCCCGACCCCGACTGCCGTAGCGCTGCCCGACGTGGCGCCGGCCCAGCGTGGCCACGACGGACCGTTCGGGGTGTACGTGCACGTGCCGTTCTGTTTCACCCGGTGCGGCTACTGCGACTTCAACACCTACACCCCGGCGGAGCTCGGCGGCGCAAACCCCGATGCCTGGGTGGCGGCGCTGGACAAGGAACTGGAACTGGCCGCCGCCCGGCTGGGGCGCCAGCCGGCTGACACGGTATTCGTCGGAGGCGGCACGCCGTCGTTGCTGGGCGGGCCGCGGCTGGCGCGCGTGCTCGACCAAGTGCGTAAGCACTTCGGGCTGGCCGACGACGCCGAGGTCACCACCGAGGCGAACCCCGAGTCGACGTCGCCGGAGTTCTTCGAGACGATCCTCGCCGCCGGCTACACCCGGGTGTCGCTGGGCATGCAGTCGGTGTCGCCGCGCGTGCTGGCCACCCTGGACCGCATCCATTCGCCGGGCCGGCCGGTGGCGGCGGCGCGCGAGGCGCGTGCCGCCGGCTTCGAGCACCTCAACATCGACCTGATCTACGGCACCCCCGGCGAGACCGATGACGATCTGCTGCGTTCGGTGGACGCTGCGCTCGAGGCGGGTGTGGATCACGTCTCGGCCTACAGCCTGATCGTGGAGGACGGCACTGCGCTGGCCCGTCGGGTGCGCCGTGGGGAGTTACCCGCTCCCGAGGGCGATGTGGCGGCGCATCGCTATGAGCTGGTCGACGCCCGGCTGCGGGCGGCGGGGATGGACTGGTACGAGGTATCCAACTGGAGCCGGCCCGGCGCGGCCTGCCGGCACAACCTGGGCTACTGGAACGGCGGCCGATGGTGGGGTGCGGGCCCGGGCGCGCACAGCTATGACGGCGCGCTGCGCTGGTGGAACGTCAAGCACCCCAACACCTACGCGCAGCTGCTGGAGCAGAGCACACTGCCGGTGGCCGACTTCGAGGAGCTCTCCGACGCCGATCGGCATACCGAGGACGTCATGCTGCGACTGCGGATGCGCGACGGGCTGGCGCTGGCGGATCTGGATGCCGAGGAGCGCGAGCGTGCTGCGATCGCGGTTGCCGATGGACTTCTGAACATCGACGGTGAGCGGCTGGTGTTGACCGACCGGGGCCGGTTACTGGCCGACGCGGTGGTGCGGTCGCTGCTGGGCTAG
- a CDS encoding transglycosylase family protein yields the protein MRKFTALTAGVLLVGAAELSGAASADPIDWDAIALCESGGNWSADTGNGDYGGLQISAATWDANGGVGLPSQASPEQQIAVAKRIMASRGPGAWPACASRGDAASAAAPVGSLTQYLTALYQEAEGLEAQAE from the coding sequence ATGAGGAAATTCACAGCGCTGACGGCCGGCGTGCTGCTGGTCGGCGCCGCCGAATTGTCCGGCGCGGCCAGCGCCGACCCGATCGACTGGGACGCCATCGCCCTGTGCGAGTCCGGCGGGAACTGGTCGGCCGACACTGGCAACGGCGACTACGGCGGCCTGCAGATCAGCGCCGCGACCTGGGATGCCAACGGTGGAGTCGGATTGCCGTCGCAGGCCAGCCCGGAGCAGCAGATCGCCGTCGCCAAACGCATCATGGCCAGCCGTGGGCCCGGAGCGTGGCCGGCATGTGCGTCCCGCGGTGATGCCGCCAGTGCAGCCGCCCCGGTCGGTTCGCTGACGCAGTATCTGACGGCGCTGTACCAGGAAGCCGAGGGGCTCGAAGCGCAGGCCGAGTGA
- a CDS encoding nitrite/sulfite reductase: protein MTATPTAPPSRAKRSEAQWALGETEPVNPNEQFKQEDPALNVQARILDVYSKEGFDAITKDDLRGRFRWMGLYTQREQGYDGTFTGDENADLLEAKYFMMRVRCDGKALSAAAMRTLGQISVDFARNTADISDRQNVQYHWIEIEKVPEIWDRLAEVGLQTIEACGDCPRAMLGSPLAGESLDEVLDPSPALDEIIRRYIGNPEFANLPRKFKTAVSGLQDVAHEVNDISFIGVNHPEHGPGLDLWVGGGLSTNPMLAQRLGAWVPLDEVPDVWEAVTSLYRDYGYRRLRSKARLKFLVKDWGVEKFREVLETEYLKRPLIDGPAPAKPTAPIDHVGVQRTRNGLNAVGVAPISGRVSGQTLVKVAELMEQVGTDRARFTTHQKLLILDVPDEKLDGLLAGLDELGLPANPSAWRRNLMACTGLEFCKLSFVETRVRAQSLVPELEQRLDDLNAVLDVPVTVNINGCPNSCARIQVADIGFKGQMIDDGEGNSVPGFQVHLGGSLGADSGFGRKLRQHKVYSDELGDYIERVVRNFIKQRSAGERFAQWAVRAEEDDLR, encoded by the coding sequence ATGACCGCCACTCCTACTGCTCCCCCGAGCCGGGCCAAGCGCAGTGAGGCCCAGTGGGCGCTCGGCGAGACCGAACCGGTCAACCCCAACGAGCAGTTCAAGCAGGAAGACCCCGCACTGAACGTGCAGGCCCGGATCTTGGATGTGTACTCCAAGGAGGGGTTCGACGCCATCACCAAAGACGACCTGCGCGGGCGTTTCCGCTGGATGGGCCTCTACACCCAGCGCGAGCAGGGCTACGACGGCACCTTCACCGGCGACGAGAACGCCGATCTGCTGGAGGCCAAGTACTTCATGATGCGGGTGCGCTGCGACGGCAAGGCACTGTCGGCCGCCGCCATGCGGACGCTGGGTCAGATCTCCGTGGACTTCGCCCGCAACACCGCCGACATCTCCGACCGCCAGAACGTGCAGTACCACTGGATCGAGATCGAGAAGGTGCCGGAGATCTGGGACCGGCTGGCCGAAGTCGGCCTGCAGACCATCGAAGCCTGCGGCGACTGCCCGCGCGCCATGCTCGGTTCCCCGCTGGCCGGCGAATCCCTCGACGAGGTCCTCGACCCGTCGCCCGCCCTCGACGAGATCATCCGCCGCTACATCGGCAACCCGGAATTCGCCAACCTGCCGCGCAAGTTCAAGACCGCCGTATCCGGCCTGCAGGACGTCGCCCACGAGGTCAACGACATCTCCTTCATCGGCGTCAACCACCCCGAGCACGGGCCCGGCCTGGACCTGTGGGTCGGCGGCGGATTGTCGACCAACCCGATGCTGGCTCAGCGGCTCGGCGCCTGGGTGCCGCTGGACGAGGTGCCCGACGTCTGGGAAGCCGTCACCAGCTTGTACCGCGATTACGGTTACCGCCGGCTGCGGTCCAAGGCCCGGCTGAAGTTCCTGGTCAAGGACTGGGGCGTCGAGAAATTCCGGGAAGTTCTCGAAACCGAGTACCTCAAGCGCCCCCTGATCGACGGCCCGGCCCCCGCCAAGCCCACCGCCCCCATCGACCACGTCGGAGTCCAGCGCACCCGCAACGGCCTCAACGCGGTCGGGGTGGCACCGATCTCCGGACGAGTCAGCGGCCAGACACTGGTCAAGGTTGCCGAGCTGATGGAACAGGTCGGCACCGACCGCGCGCGTTTCACCACGCACCAGAAGCTGCTCATCCTCGACGTCCCCGACGAGAAGCTCGATGGCCTGCTCGCCGGGCTGGATGAGCTGGGCCTCCCTGCCAACCCGTCGGCGTGGCGGCGCAATCTGATGGCCTGCACCGGCCTGGAGTTCTGCAAGCTGTCGTTCGTCGAGACCCGGGTGCGGGCCCAGAGCCTGGTTCCCGAACTCGAGCAACGACTCGACGATCTCAACGCCGTGCTGGACGTGCCGGTCACGGTCAACATCAACGGGTGCCCGAACTCGTGCGCTCGTATCCAGGTGGCTGACATCGGGTTCAAGGGCCAGATGATCGACGACGGCGAGGGTAATTCGGTCCCCGGCTTCCAGGTGCACCTCGGCGGCAGCCTGGGCGCCGACAGCGGGTTCGGCCGCAAGCTGCGCCAGCACAAGGTCTACAGCGATGAACTCGGCGACTACATCGAGCGGGTGGTGCGCAACTTCATCAAACAGCGCAGCGCCGGTGAGCGTTTCGCCCAGTGGGCGGTGCGTGCCGAAGAAGACGATCTGCGATGA